The genomic window AAGATAACTAGAAAGCCCAACCAACCAGTAAAATTTAGAAATGGTATGTATTCCAATGATAAGTAAATCACTAAACCAATGGCCATAGCCAAAATAAAAAAATATATATATTTCAATGGATCTCCCTACTTCCTAAAAGATAAAATAATAGCTAACTTATTAGAACTTAATTGTCTTCTCTAAACTGACAAAAACTGACTAATTTAAAATTAATAAATACTAAATGTCATTTTATAGTTTTCAGCATATTTATACCTGCTATCTCAAATCCTAGCTCCTCATATAGCTTCCTAGCTCCATCATTACTCCCGAAGACATGTAGTTTAAAGTAATAAACCCCTTCCTGTTCTAACCACTCCTCAACATTTTCCATCACTCGAGTTCCAAAACCTTTTCCTCGATATTTTTCGAGAATATAAATTTCATAAAGAAATGCACTTTTCTTTTCCTTTTCAACTTTTAACCAAACATATCCAATTAACTGGTCATAAATGAATATATTAAATAGATGATGTTTAGAGGTCTC from Bacillus sp. BGMRC 2118 includes these protein-coding regions:
- a CDS encoding GNAT family N-acetyltransferase, with amino-acid sequence MNIVLREMSKKEFNIYFKDKVERYSEVLSANVHELSSEDSFSKACKQLNDLLPKGIETSKHHLFNIFIYDQLIGYVWLKVEKEKKSAFLYEIYILEKYRGKGFGTRVMENVEEWLEQEGVYYFKLHVFGSNDGARKLYEELGFEIAGINMLKTIK